One genomic segment of Armatimonadota bacterium includes these proteins:
- a CDS encoding ABC transporter permease subunit encodes MSFDLTPPPAPAPIADLSYRGYAGPLNRRTLRWWYITSISVRLMLRKWAFWVLAGISILPFVMLGVLTYELGQARQGMIGSSFGGNFQALFAQQLASAQALQYLWLLFVGLLGAGAIAADNAANALLVYLSRPLTRFDYLVGKWLGLFLPLYGIALAPSLLLYAFLATAFTGPNGCFAADRLMVFRLLLTAAIPAAVHSSALLGLSAWSKSGRMAGAIWAGFYFVSFITSNIVGFIEFAASDRTRQSVAGRMNVPALMGDITHRILHVSNQVNPLTGGGFRRFVPPHETWPMLLAPLAVLVVIGWLAAAMRVRAVEVVRG; translated from the coding sequence ATGAGCTTCGATCTTACACCCCCACCGGCCCCGGCGCCGATTGCCGACCTGAGCTACCGCGGATATGCGGGTCCGCTGAACCGGCGGACGCTGCGTTGGTGGTATATCACCTCGATATCGGTACGGCTGATGCTGAGGAAGTGGGCGTTCTGGGTGCTGGCGGGAATATCGATTCTGCCGTTTGTAATGTTGGGCGTGCTGACGTACGAACTCGGCCAGGCTCGCCAGGGTATGATCGGTTCCTCGTTCGGCGGCAACTTTCAGGCGTTATTTGCCCAGCAGTTGGCGTCGGCGCAGGCGCTGCAGTACCTGTGGCTCTTGTTTGTCGGCCTGTTGGGCGCCGGCGCGATCGCGGCCGACAATGCCGCCAACGCGCTCCTGGTCTACCTGTCGCGTCCGTTAACACGTTTCGACTACCTTGTGGGTAAGTGGCTGGGCCTGTTCCTGCCCCTGTACGGCATCGCGCTGGCGCCATCGTTACTGCTGTACGCGTTCCTGGCCACAGCATTTACCGGACCGAATGGCTGCTTTGCGGCCGACAGGCTGATGGTATTCCGCCTGTTACTGACCGCGGCCATTCCTGCCGCCGTGCATTCCAGCGCGCTGCTTGGGCTGTCGGCCTGGTCCAAAAGCGGCCGGATGGCCGGTGCAATATGGGCCGGATTCTACTTCGTGAGCTTTATCACGTCGAACATCGTTGGGTTCATTGAGTTTGCGGCCAGCGATCGAACCAGGCAGTCGGTGGCTGGCCGCATGAACGTACCAGCGCTTATGGGCGACATCACGCATCGCATCCTTCATGTCAGTAACCAGGTGAACCCGCTGACGGGTGGCGGGTTTCGGCGTTTTGTGCCGCCGCACGAAACATGGCCGATGCTGTTGGCGCCGCTGGCCGTGCTCGTCGTGATCGGCTGGTTAGCGGCCGCCATGCGCGTTCGTGCCGTCGAGGTTGTGCGCGGTTGA
- a CDS encoding ABC transporter ATP-binding protein: MIALNRVSRWYGQVLGINDVTCSLGPGITALLGQNGAGKSTMLKLITGQLRPTTGTLQVFGKTPFANPAVARTLGYCPESDGFYNDMTGRRFVALLAVMSGLRGAEINARVEEVIATVGMAENADRQLGGYSKGMKQRIKLAQAIVHRPEILVLDEPLNGLDPVGRREMGVIIHKMAEACKTIIVSSHILHEVEQMTRQILVLHHGRLMAIGDTVQIRGLIDAHPHHITMHADRPKELAKCLIDLPYVLAVRFNPQVPSVVEVETRSPDLFYVQFPELVLKHGFEISEFDSPDNNLEAVFKYLVGA, from the coding sequence TTGATTGCGCTGAACCGGGTGTCGCGCTGGTATGGTCAGGTGCTTGGCATCAACGACGTTACCTGCAGCCTGGGCCCCGGCATTACCGCGCTGCTGGGTCAGAATGGCGCCGGAAAATCGACCATGCTAAAGCTGATCACGGGTCAGCTGCGCCCGACGACCGGAACGCTGCAGGTGTTTGGTAAAACGCCATTCGCCAACCCGGCAGTAGCCCGGACCCTGGGCTATTGCCCGGAGTCGGATGGTTTTTACAATGACATGACCGGGCGCCGGTTTGTAGCGCTCTTAGCGGTTATGAGCGGGCTGCGGGGCGCGGAGATCAACGCGCGCGTCGAAGAGGTTATTGCCACCGTTGGTATGGCGGAGAACGCCGATCGGCAGCTCGGTGGGTATTCCAAAGGCATGAAGCAGCGGATCAAGCTGGCGCAGGCGATTGTGCACCGGCCGGAGATCCTGGTGCTGGACGAGCCGTTGAATGGACTTGACCCGGTCGGGCGTCGGGAGATGGGCGTCATCATCCACAAAATGGCGGAAGCCTGCAAAACCATTATTGTCTCCAGCCACATCCTCCATGAGGTGGAGCAGATGACCCGGCAGATACTGGTACTGCACCACGGCCGCCTGATGGCAATTGGTGATACCGTACAGATACGCGGGCTTATCGATGCGCATCCGCACCACATCACGATGCATGCGGACCGGCCGAAAGAGCTTGCCAAATGCCTGATTGACCTGCCGTATGTGCTTGCCGTTCGGTTCAACCCGCAGGTGCCGAGTGTGGTGGAGGTGGAGACGCGGTCACCGGACCTGTTCTACGTGCAGTTTCCCGAACTTGTGCTGAAGCACGGTTTCGAGATCAGCGAGTTCGATTCTCCCGACAACAATCTTGAAGCAGTTTTCAAGTACCTGGTGGGTGCATGA
- a CDS encoding FAD-dependent oxidoreductase: MEHRVQNLIIGGGLAGCWAAQNLRTFDTESSTAIVCGEPHPPYDRPPISKNLLTNPDMTADDCYSKFDDYYPKNNIQLLMGQPVTSLDTGARSARLANGDTIAFAKALLATGARARPLSVPGSSRPGVWTLRTVDDGLGLREALAAANTVAICGAGFIGMEVAGGLAGRGKRVTVIEPSPAPWGRLAGAAIGGYLASLLSSNGIEALFGDEPAAFDGATENGAVTHVRTKGGKRIEAEVVLAAVGATLNLDLAVGAGLAKDGDDGVTVDQSLQTRVPGIFVAGDIALYPDQALQRTVRHEHFLNAKWQGQTAGANMAGQNQPFRRVPYFFSDLFDVHAALRGDPGYAAGAIVTGDLHGGEFTELRHSGDGTLVAGLVVSHDGDRMDAIADALERQIEQRVNIAARSAEIAAPGFDVVSLG; the protein is encoded by the coding sequence TCGCGTTCAAAACCTGATTATCGGCGGCGGTCTGGCCGGCTGTTGGGCCGCACAGAACCTGCGGACCTTTGACACCGAAAGCTCAACCGCCATCGTGTGCGGTGAACCCCATCCGCCGTACGACCGACCGCCAATATCCAAGAACCTGCTCACGAATCCGGACATGACCGCCGACGATTGCTATAGCAAGTTCGATGATTACTACCCCAAGAACAACATCCAGCTCCTCATGGGTCAGCCGGTCACGTCGCTCGACACCGGCGCCCGTAGTGCCAGGCTGGCAAACGGCGACACCATCGCGTTTGCGAAGGCCCTGCTGGCCACCGGCGCGCGTGCGCGCCCGCTGAGCGTTCCGGGAAGCAGTCGACCGGGCGTCTGGACTCTGCGGACGGTGGATGACGGATTGGGACTTCGCGAGGCGCTCGCCGCCGCCAATACGGTGGCAATCTGCGGCGCAGGGTTTATCGGCATGGAGGTCGCCGGTGGATTGGCCGGCCGAGGTAAGCGGGTCACGGTGATCGAGCCATCACCTGCTCCATGGGGACGCCTCGCCGGCGCCGCCATTGGCGGCTACCTTGCATCGCTCCTTTCGTCAAACGGCATCGAGGCCCTGTTCGGTGACGAACCGGCCGCGTTTGATGGCGCCACGGAGAACGGCGCCGTGACGCACGTGCGAACCAAAGGTGGAAAGCGGATCGAGGCGGAAGTGGTCCTTGCCGCGGTAGGCGCCACGCTCAATCTGGATCTGGCAGTCGGCGCGGGACTGGCGAAGGATGGGGACGACGGCGTCACCGTCGACCAGTCTCTACAAACCCGAGTGCCGGGGATCTTTGTCGCCGGCGATATTGCGCTCTATCCCGACCAGGCATTGCAGCGTACCGTTCGCCACGAGCACTTCCTGAACGCCAAATGGCAAGGGCAGACGGCGGGCGCCAACATGGCCGGCCAGAACCAGCCGTTTCGCCGCGTACCCTACTTCTTCAGCGATCTCTTCGATGTGCATGCCGCCCTGCGCGGTGATCCCGGATATGCTGCCGGCGCCATTGTCACCGGAGACCTGCATGGCGGTGAGTTCACCGAGTTGCGCCACAGCGGCGACGGCACGCTGGTCGCCGGTCTGGTCGTGAGCCATGACGGCGACCGCATGGACGCAATCGCAGACGCACTGGAGCGGCAAATTGAACAGCGCGTGAACATAGCCGCTCGAAGCGCCGAAATAGCCGCGCCAGGGTTTGATGTGGTCTCGCTGGGCTGA
- a CDS encoding ABC transporter ATP-binding protein yields the protein MSVATISHLTVRYGTRTAVTDLDLEIPEGSVGLLGPNGAGKTTLIKTLLGLLRPASGSGSVLGLDIVSQALQVRQHVGFMPEQDCHIPGMNAVTFVSFAGELSGMPPQNAMQRAHEVLQYCGLGEARYRNVETYSTGMKQRIKLAQALVHGPKLLFLDEPTNGLDPGGRDEMLAMIRDISHAKGVSVIVSSHLLPDIERTCDTVVVLRRGQVVAQDKITTLLGMGTRLIDVELRMPSAAFGTAVEKAGAKIVSTLGTRLRLNLAGVDGDIGRLLFTCARDSSSQVRGFKPALRTLEDVFMESVE from the coding sequence ATGTCTGTTGCCACCATATCCCACCTCACAGTACGTTATGGGACGCGCACAGCCGTGACGGATTTGGATCTCGAAATCCCGGAAGGAAGTGTGGGCCTGCTTGGTCCCAACGGCGCGGGCAAAACCACGCTGATCAAAACGCTTCTGGGGCTGCTGCGGCCGGCATCCGGAAGCGGCTCCGTTTTAGGCCTGGATATTGTGAGCCAGGCTCTGCAGGTTCGACAGCATGTGGGGTTCATGCCCGAGCAGGATTGCCACATCCCCGGCATGAACGCCGTCACGTTTGTCTCGTTCGCCGGTGAACTCTCCGGCATGCCACCCCAGAATGCGATGCAGCGCGCGCATGAAGTCCTTCAGTACTGTGGGCTGGGCGAGGCCCGCTACCGGAATGTGGAGACCTACTCCACGGGGATGAAGCAGCGCATCAAGCTGGCTCAGGCCCTGGTGCACGGACCCAAGCTCCTCTTCCTGGATGAGCCGACCAATGGGCTGGATCCCGGCGGGCGCGATGAGATGCTGGCGATGATCCGTGACATCTCCCATGCGAAGGGCGTCTCCGTCATCGTTTCATCGCATCTGCTGCCCGACATCGAACGCACGTGCGACACCGTCGTGGTTCTGCGCCGCGGCCAGGTAGTTGCGCAGGATAAGATCACCACGCTGCTCGGCATGGGAACGCGTCTGATCGATGTGGAACTCCGCATGCCCAGCGCCGCGTTTGGAACGGCGGTGGAAAAGGCCGGCGCCAAGATCGTCAGTACGCTGGGCACGCGCCTGCGGCTGAACCTTGCGGGCGTTGATGGCGATATCGGCCGCCTTCTCTTTACATGCGCTCGCGATTCATCCTCGCAGGTGCGTGGCTTCAAGCCGGCGCTTCGCACGCTGGAAGATGTCTTCATGGAGTCGGTGGAATGA
- a CDS encoding ABC transporter permease — translation MTEYWIVRYALFDMLRPKRLLGALVLVLVPVLLALFWRFVPPPAEYHGVQAYSVISPLVVFGFVLVIGAVLFGTGVLSAEMEQKTIVYLLTRPVVRWRLLMCKALAAFVAVAVVAEVAAIVTAFISMGTSALHSHELLRDLAIMPVGAAAYTSLFVLMATVLDRPLIYGLFFGFGWETLAPELLGAYKKLTIMGYIRVLAPHPNVPAGFTDQAAVSIFVAQGVSMHAAWLTLGGICCVCLLLACTVFSKREYSPRDDLV, via the coding sequence ATGACCGAGTACTGGATAGTTCGCTATGCGCTTTTCGACATGCTCCGGCCAAAGCGGCTGCTCGGAGCGCTGGTACTCGTGCTGGTGCCGGTGTTGCTGGCCCTGTTCTGGCGGTTCGTGCCGCCGCCGGCAGAGTACCATGGCGTTCAGGCCTACTCGGTCATCTCCCCGCTGGTCGTATTCGGCTTCGTGTTGGTCATCGGCGCGGTTCTGTTCGGAACCGGTGTTCTTTCGGCGGAAATGGAGCAGAAAACGATCGTCTATCTGTTGACGCGGCCGGTGGTACGTTGGCGGTTGCTGATGTGCAAGGCGTTGGCCGCCTTTGTGGCTGTAGCCGTGGTAGCGGAGGTTGCCGCTATCGTGACTGCCTTCATCTCAATGGGGACATCCGCCCTGCACAGCCACGAACTGCTGCGGGACCTGGCCATTATGCCGGTCGGCGCCGCCGCGTATACCTCCCTGTTTGTGTTGATGGCCACCGTGCTGGATCGTCCGCTGATCTACGGCCTGTTCTTTGGGTTCGGGTGGGAGACGCTGGCTCCGGAGCTGCTGGGCGCCTACAAGAAGCTGACGATCATGGGATACATCCGCGTTCTCGCGCCGCATCCCAACGTTCCGGCCGGATTCACGGATCAGGCGGCTGTGAGTATCTTTGTGGCGCAGGGCGTCTCCATGCATGCCGCGTGGCTCACGCTGGGCGGTATTTGCTGCGTTTGCCTGTTGCTGGCTTGCACGGTATTCTCCAAACGCGAGTACTCTCCGCGCGACGACCTGGTTTAG